A section of the Acanthochromis polyacanthus isolate Apoly-LR-REF ecotype Palm Island chromosome 13, KAUST_Apoly_ChrSc, whole genome shotgun sequence genome encodes:
- the ptx3a gene encoding pentraxin-related protein PTX3, translating into MFQWRLPQALCVLSVCVCLALAYEDDIEVNYADTYYNEITEGETPEPTPSPAPCSSADLTKWDKMFSMLENSQMRENMLLQYADDIIKVEMGSLRSEMLRFVAQYGGSCGAAVETAGRRMTLQLEGRLRDTLDRFKAGDQTSAARNSVGRSNHLEAMLQQLLSTTRTQMSRLAKLETSCFSSPGAGTGTNTKTGFQLPRGGGAGLSEQEVTRRDAALDSVLAVLQEMKVELGEVLRSSRQRHLPAGCEMALLFPMRSRRIYTAVIPDVRLSLSSFTVCMWVKQTTVSNKTVLFSYGNRRNPYEIQLLLSQTSALFTVGGEAHLVEGRDVVKPGQWIHLCGSWSSEQGLASLWADGKKVASTPGVAEGHVLPEEGSLQLGQERNGCCPTSSSSSVAGFEGGFDPKLAFAGKMTGVNMWDKVLSEEKISQLALQEGQGCDQRGSIVAWGVTEMVPHGGAQFII; encoded by the exons atgtttcagtgGAGGCTCCCCCAGGCGCTGTGTgtgctgtcagtgtgtgtgtgcctcgCTCTCGCCTATGAGGATGATATCGAGGTCAACTACGCTGACACCTACTACAATGAAATCACAGAGGGAGAAACACCAGAAC CCACACCGAGTCCTGCCCCCTGCAGTTCTGCAGACCTGACCAAATGGGACAAAATGTTCTCGATGTTGGAGAACAGTCAGATGAGGGAGAACATGCTGCTTCAGTACGCTGATGATATCATTAAGGTGGAGATGGGATCCCTGCGCAGTGAAATGTTAAG GTTTGTGGCCCAGTATGGAGGCTCCTGTGGGGCTGCAGTGGAGACAGCAGGAAGAAGGATGACCTTGCAGCTGGAGGGTCGTCTCAGAGACACTCTGGACCGCTTCAAGGCTGGAGATCAGACGTCTGCTGCTAGAAATTCTGTTGGGAGGTCCAACCACCTGGAGGCTATGCTACAGCAGCTTCTCTCCACAACACGAACACAAATGTCCCGACTCGCCAAGCTGGAAACCAGCTGCTTCAGTAGCCCAGGAGCTGGGACGGGGACAAACACCAAGACAGGATTTCAGCTTCCAAGAGGTGGAGGGGCTGGGCTCAGCGAGCAAGAGGTCACGAGACGAGATGCTGCTTTAGACAGCGTGCTGGCCGTGCTGCAGGAGATGAAGGTGGAGCTGGGGGAGGTGCTGAGGTCTTCCAGGCAAAGACATTTGCCTGCAG GTTGTGAGATGGCCCTGCTCTTCCCTATGCGTTCCCGTAGAATCTACACCGCTGTCATACCAGATGTCCGTCTCTCCCTGTCTTCCTTCACTGTCTGCATGTGGGTGAAGCAGACCACCGTGTCTAACAAAACCGTGCTGTTTTCCTATGGAAACCGGCGCAACCCATATGAAATCCAGCTGCTGCTCAGCCAAACCTCGGCCCTCTTCACCGTCGGAGGAGAGGCTCACCTGGTGGAGGGCCGGGATGTGGTGAAACCGGGACAGTGGATCCACCTTTGTGGATCTTGGTCCTCTGAGCAGGGCCTGGCGTCTCTGTGGGCAGATGGTAAAAAGGTGGCCTCCACACCCGGAGTGGCCGAGGGACACGTCTTACCCGAGGAAGGCTCACTCCAGCTGGGGCAGGAGAGAAACGGCTGTTGCCCTACGTCTTCAAGCAGCAGCGTGGCAGGGTTTGAGGGAGGGTTTGACCCCAAGCTGGCATTCGCCGGAAAGATGACGGGGGTGAACATGTGGGACAAGGTGCTTTCAGAAGAGAAGATTTCCCAGCTGGCTTTGCAGGAAGGCCAGGGTTGCGATCAGAGGGGGAGCATTGTGGCATGGGGCGTGACAGAGATGGTGCCACATGGAGGAGCTCAGTTCATCATCTGA